The Deltaproteobacteria bacterium genome has a window encoding:
- a CDS encoding methyltransferase domain-containing protein, with product MRAILADRDRPDNERAMDGDRKPEQLIIFFNVKVGAKSADLMAGAGYYTALLALTVGPSGVVYSANPSIKRQTRERFSAPRFANVKLLEGAMEQVALPADGSLDFILIHLDYHMIGAPARLEMNRRIFAALKSGGIYGVVDHAAKEGAGEDDRKKLHRIDKQIVVKETAGAGFRFASEALMLRHAADAHDQPSQKLYGKSDRFVVALRKP from the coding sequence TTGCGCGCGATTCTGGCCGATCGCGATCGGCCGGACAACGAACGGGCGATGGATGGGGATCGTAAGCCGGAACAGCTGATAATATTTTTCAACGTGAAGGTTGGCGCGAAAAGCGCCGATCTGATGGCGGGAGCGGGTTATTACACGGCGCTATTGGCGTTGACCGTCGGTCCCAGCGGTGTGGTCTACTCGGCGAATCCGTCGATCAAGCGGCAAACCCGCGAGCGTTTCAGCGCGCCTCGTTTCGCCAACGTTAAATTACTGGAAGGGGCGATGGAGCAAGTGGCATTGCCGGCCGACGGCTCGCTGGATTTTATCTTGATCCATCTCGACTATCATATGATCGGCGCGCCGGCGCGGCTGGAGATGAACCGGCGAATTTTCGCTGCGCTCAAAAGCGGCGGGATTTACGGCGTGGTCGATCACGCCGCCAAAGAAGGCGCCGGCGAGGACGACCGCAAGAAATTGCATCGCATCGACAAACAGATCGTGGTCAAAGAAACCGCCGGCGCCGGTTTTAGATTCGCCAGCGAAGCACTCATGCTGCGCCACGCCGCCGACGCTCACGATCAGCCGTCACAAAAACTCTACGGTAAAAGCGATCGCTTCGTTGTGGCGTTGCGCAAGCCGTAG